A single region of the Micropterus dolomieu isolate WLL.071019.BEF.003 ecotype Adirondacks linkage group LG02, ASM2129224v1, whole genome shotgun sequence genome encodes:
- the LOC123963532 gene encoding cephalotoxin-like protein, which produces MAFPRLSAPMLLASFILLLFWTTSSAGSHDPTSADLSPPYRVKRDLPVSTRERVAASSQVVIESLTVVKEVIGKMDPEKLKSVMKTLADFASLAPGIGALVSSVLNVVLAFIPQEDAQKELFAEVNRKLDSLSIQISNLATDVEWFNYASVYSQDEVRILTAWNKFNEFRKNSALVDNERAKVRLAEVFTSYYENTATEASVANLYLYLTVSSTSLSGNLNELLKKKFKCGIPEIGKYNLYFSSLLWKGMVLNQVYWNLIGLNPSGKEEEHTQMFKNVYRAQISAVWFCLDNYKQYMIKDVEEISKANSPDNKKNIADQVKNKLDQKYNWYKWVVLVYNSNQETYHILYDMTKIPVGEITVAVANIQKEELYADFERTADRCFSGIGCKQVPNKIKQCYFKNYKLTELVKITDATQGQGFVVVPKPFYKVTCNWAFSTSEIHMYLSQRKTYICKNNPCVNGGTCKRLLDTNEHLCECPDGFHGDRCELKIRISKPEMINTNRPVPDINTIDTKLKMLESKLE; this is translated from the coding sequence ATGGCGTTCCCTCGGCTGTCTGCCCCGATGCTGTTGGCTTCATTCATCCTTCTTCTCTTCTGGACGACCTCCTCAGCAGGGTCACATGACCCCACCTCAGCTGATCTGTCTCCGCCCTACAGGGTGAAGAGAGACCTGCCTGTCAGCACAAGAGAGAGAGTGGCCGCGTCTTCGCAGGTGGTAATAGAAAGCCTCACAGTAGTCAAAGAAGTTATTGGAAAGATGGACCCCGAGAAGTTGAAGTCGGTGATGAAGACCCTCGCCGACTTTGCCAGCCTGGCGCCCGGCATTGGAGCTCTGGTGTCCTCTGTTCTCAATGTGGTCTTGGCCTTCATCCCTCAGGAAGACGCTCAGAAGGAGCTGTTTGCTGAGGTCAACAGGAAGCTGGACTCTCTCTCCATCCAGATCTCCAACCTGGCAACAGACGTGGAGTGGTTCAACTACGCCAGCGTCTACTCTCAAGACGAGGTCCGCATCCTCACTGCCTGGAACAAGTTCAATGAGTTTCGTAAGAACAGCGCGTTGGTAGATAATGAGAGGGCCAAAGTCCGGCTGGCAGAAGTTTTCACCAGCTACTATGAGAACACAGCCACTGAGGCCAGTGTGGCCAACCTCTACCTTTACCTGACGGTCAGCAGCACGTCTCTCAGCGGAAACCTCAACGAGCTGCTGAAGAAGAAGTTTAAATGCGGCATTCCTGAGATCGGCAAATATAACCTCTATTTCAGCAGCTTGCTGTGGAAGGGGATGGTCCTCAACCAGGTCTACTGGAACCTGATCGGCTTAAATCCATCAGgcaaagaagaagagcacaccCAGATGTTCAAGAACGTGTACAGAGCTCAGATATCAGCTGTGTGGTTCTGCCTGGACAACTATAAGCAGTACATGATAAAGGATGTGGAGGAGATCAGCAAAGCAAACAGTcctgacaacaaaaaaaacatcgcTGATCAGGTGAAGAATAAACTGGATCAGAAGTACAACTGGTACAAATGGGTGGTGCTGGTTTACAACTCAAACCAAGAGACATATCACATCCTTTATGATATGACTAAGATCCCCGTGGGCGagatcactgttgctgtggccAACATTCAGAAAGAGGAACTTTACGCGGACTTTGAAAGAACGGCTGATAGGTGCTTTAGTGGCATAGGTTGTAAACAAGTgcccaataaaataaaacaatgttatttcaaGAATTACAAATTAACAGAATTAGTCAAGATAACTGATGCTACCCAAGGCCAAGGCTTTGTTGTGGTGCCAAAACCCTTTTACAAAGTTACATGTAATTGGGCTTTCAGTACAAGTGAGATTCACATGTATCTCTCCCAAAGAAAAACCTATATCTGCAAGAATAACCCATGTGTAAACGGTGGAACGTGCAAGAGGCTGCTGGACACCAATGAACATCTGTGTGAGTGCCCTGATGGTTTCCATGGAGACAGATGTGAATTGAAAATCAGAATTAGCAAGCCCGAAATGATCAATACAAACCGTCCTGTGCCCGACATCAACACCATTGACACCAAACTGAAAATGTTGGAGTCCAAACTGGAGTAG